A portion of the Luxibacter massiliensis genome contains these proteins:
- a CDS encoding DMT family transporter, protein MRRSKQGLIWLHIAVLLFGLAGLFAKWVSLPSVIIVLGRVVFSSLFLFILLKIKQEPMGLNSFKDYVLMITAGIVLAVHWTTFMQSIQSSTVAVGTLTFSTFPLFVTFLEPLLFREKLRVSSIMSAFIMLAGVLFIVPEFEIGNRMTQGVLWGMAGSLSYAVLSLMNRLFMERYTSSKTAFYEQATASIVLLPTVFILQPTAEARDILVLLLLGVVFTAVAHTMYIESLKYVKVQTAGIVSGLESVYGICAAFLFLGEKPGIKELAGGMIILGVVFYTTLASSGKIKD, encoded by the coding sequence ATGAGGAGAAGCAAACAGGGCCTTATATGGTTACATATTGCAGTGCTTTTATTTGGGCTGGCTGGATTGTTTGCGAAATGGGTGAGCCTTCCATCTGTGATTATTGTGCTGGGCCGGGTCGTGTTCTCATCTCTGTTTTTATTTATACTGCTTAAAATAAAACAGGAGCCAATGGGCCTTAATAGTTTTAAGGATTATGTGCTGATGATTACGGCCGGAATTGTACTTGCAGTGCACTGGACGACTTTTATGCAGTCTATCCAGTCATCTACCGTGGCCGTGGGGACACTGACCTTCTCTACATTTCCGCTGTTTGTTACCTTTCTTGAACCACTTCTGTTTCGTGAAAAGCTGCGGGTATCCAGCATCATGTCTGCTTTTATCATGCTGGCAGGGGTTTTGTTTATCGTGCCGGAGTTTGAGATAGGGAATAGGATGACCCAGGGGGTGCTTTGGGGGATGGCCGGGAGTCTGTCATATGCGGTTCTTTCGTTGATGAACAGGCTTTTCATGGAAAGGTATACGAGCAGTAAAACAGCCTTTTATGAGCAGGCTACGGCTAGTATTGTGCTTCTTCCAACGGTATTTATTCTTCAGCCGACCGCCGAGGCAAGGGATATCCTGGTTTTGCTGCTGCTCGGAGTAGTATTTACTGCGGTGGCGCATACTATGTATATAGAAAGTCTCAAATATGTAAAGGTGCAGACAGCCGGGATTGTATCAGGACTAGAATCAGTGTATGGTATTTGCGCAGCATTTCTATTTCTGGGTGAGAAGCCGGGAATAAAAGAGCTGGCAGGCGGGATGATTATACTTGGCGTAGTATTCTATACAACTTTGGCATCTTCTGGAAAAATAAAAGATTGA
- a CDS encoding peptidylprolyl isomerase codes for MANPIVTFEMENGDIMKAELYPEVAPNSVRNFVSLVGQGFYDGLIFHRVISGFMIQGGCPDGTGMGGPGYTIPGEFSQNGFANDLAHDEGVLSMARAMHPDSAGSQFFIMHKKSPHLDGAYAAFGKITEGMDIVNKIAGIDTDYSDRPLEPQVMKKVTVETFGEEYGEPEKA; via the coding sequence ATGGCGAATCCAATTGTTACGTTTGAGATGGAGAATGGAGATATTATGAAGGCTGAACTGTACCCTGAGGTGGCGCCTAATTCGGTTCGGAACTTTGTTTCGTTAGTAGGGCAGGGGTTTTATGACGGGTTGATTTTCCACCGTGTGATCAGTGGTTTTATGATTCAGGGAGGCTGCCCCGACGGTACGGGGATGGGGGGCCCGGGTTATACGATCCCAGGTGAGTTTTCACAGAATGGGTTTGCCAATGACCTGGCCCATGATGAGGGGGTACTCTCCATGGCTAGGGCCATGCATCCCGATTCTGCAGGTTCCCAATTCTTTATTATGCACAAAAAGTCCCCTCATCTTGACGGGGCATACGCTGCATTTGGAAAGATTACAGAGGGGATGGATATTGTAAATAAAATAGCCGGCATAGATACGGACTACAGTGACAGGCCACTGGAGCCGCAAGTGATGAAGAAGGTAACGGTGGAGACATTCGGTGAAGAGTACGGCGAGCCTGAGAAGGCCTGA
- a CDS encoding ABC transporter ATP-binding protein, producing MASLSLKGIQKIYSNGFHAVKDFNLDIEDREFIIFVGPSGCGKSTTLRMIAGLEDISGGTLEIDGKVMNDVEPKDRDIAMVFQNYALYPHMTVFDNMAFGLKLRKVPKDEIDKKVREAARILDLEKLLDRKPKALSGGQRQRVAMGRAIVRNPKVFLMDEPLSNLDAKLRVQMRIEISKLHENLNATIIYVTHDQTEAMTLGTRIVVMKDGVVQQVDTPQNLYNTPCNLFVAGFIGSPQMNFMDAVVKVNGNDAILQIGKHELKVPASKKKALIDGGYNGKTIVLGIRPEDVHDSEAFISNSPDSVISSKIKVYELLGAEVYLYFDVEGTQLTARVNPRTTLRTGDDAVFALDMEKIHLFDKETELTITN from the coding sequence ATGGCAAGCTTATCACTTAAAGGTATCCAAAAAATTTATTCTAACGGTTTTCATGCAGTAAAAGATTTTAATCTCGATATTGAAGATAGAGAATTTATTATTTTCGTAGGACCATCTGGATGTGGAAAATCTACAACTCTTCGTATGATTGCAGGATTGGAAGACATCTCCGGCGGAACATTGGAAATCGACGGCAAGGTAATGAATGATGTTGAGCCAAAAGACCGCGATATTGCGATGGTATTCCAGAACTATGCTCTGTATCCTCATATGACAGTATTTGATAATATGGCGTTCGGCCTGAAACTGCGTAAAGTGCCAAAAGACGAGATTGATAAAAAGGTCCGTGAGGCTGCAAGAATCCTTGACCTGGAGAAATTACTTGACCGTAAGCCAAAAGCTCTTTCTGGTGGACAGAGACAGCGTGTCGCTATGGGACGTGCCATTGTACGTAACCCAAAAGTATTCCTTATGGATGAGCCTCTTTCTAACCTTGACGCAAAGCTGAGAGTGCAGATGCGTATAGAGATTTCTAAACTGCACGAAAATCTCAATGCTACTATCATCTACGTAACACATGACCAGACAGAGGCCATGACTTTGGGAACAAGAATTGTTGTTATGAAAGACGGTGTTGTTCAGCAGGTAGATACTCCTCAGAATCTGTACAATACCCCATGCAATCTGTTTGTTGCCGGCTTTATCGGTTCTCCCCAGATGAACTTCATGGATGCTGTTGTAAAGGTTAACGGGAATGACGCAATTTTACAGATCGGCAAGCATGAATTAAAGGTACCGGCTTCCAAGAAAAAAGCATTAATTGACGGCGGCTATAATGGAAAAACTATTGTTCTTGGTATCCGTCCTGAAGACGTGCATGATTCAGAAGCATTTATCAGCAACTCGCCTGACAGCGTTATTTCTTCTAAGATCAAAGTTTACGAATTGCTTGGTGCAGAAGTATACCTGTACTTTGATGTAGAAGGTACTCAGCTGACAGCCCGTGTAAACCCACGCACCACATTAAGGACAGGGGATGATGCTGTATTTGCTCTTGACATGGAGAAAATTCATCTTTTCGACAAAGAAACAGAGTTGACGATTACAAACTAA